A part of Phoenix dactylifera cultivar Barhee BC4 chromosome 2, palm_55x_up_171113_PBpolish2nd_filt_p, whole genome shotgun sequence genomic DNA contains:
- the LOC113461756 gene encoding mediator of RNA polymerase II transcription subunit 15a-like encodes MSHVNQSPVLPPLLPQNHQHKATLATTQGSASLSHTMSSVSGFSRSTVANADQTSHFQSISSVSQNFVSSSAGQGLTPERYANGQRQNWGRQQQPQAFISQQHQQQSQNTFVYQHELQQQILKQNVSHPSLLQAQIQQQHLQQQQQNFLHLNQVKSSQQPSMQMTSSLQSGQSMVHQMRPTVTQSASQPNLQKNQIQQCVPSSLKQHPQLVARQKKQAQPIIHQQSSSLQQECTSVPQQSILSSSQKLMGQHSSISDMQHSKLLGQQNSALNMKQQQKRLPGQKTSLISMQQAQPESSQRIISLHQQQQLRSQSNISGLKPQLQPHQQQQRQLIFGSHSSASNMQPNECTVPSSQQTKAVTQQRIQQPTVTFLQSQGRLSQYQSSQQQLMPQVQSQPPRLHQQLAMHQQPNLLQQEMQQRPQSSGALLQPQNLIEEQRPYIQSQRGLPEATSNTLVDSTAQIGNADVVDRQEEIYQEIMSWKKYSTELNEFNGRITLKIAQFHVLYLLTHKALDFPTS; translated from the exons ATGTCTCATGTGAATCAGTCTCCAGTGCTGCCACCACTCTTGCCCCAGAATCATCAGCACAAAGCCACATTAGCCACTACACAGGGGTCTGCCAGTCTTTCTCATACGATGTCATCTGTTTCAGGATTCAGCCGGTCCACTGTGGCTAATGCTGATCAGACCTCTCATTTCCAGAGCATATCAAGCGTATCACAGAACTTTGTTAGTAGTTCTGCAGGGCAAGGTTTAACACCAGAAAGATATGCCAATGGACAAAGGCAGAATTGGGGTAGGCAACAACAACCACAGGCATTCATTTCCCAACAACATCAACAGCAATCACAAAACACATTTGTTTACCAACATGAGCTTCAGCAGCAAATTCTGAAACAGAATGTTTCTCATCCTTCACTCTTGCAAGCACAGATCCAACAGCAGCatctgcagcagcagcagcagaattTTTTGCATCTTAACCAAGTGAAATCTTCTCAGCAACCTTCAATGCAAATGACATCCAGTCTTCAATCAGGCCAGTCCATGGTCCATCAGATGCGGCCTACAGTTACACAGTCAGCTTCACAACCCAaccttcagaaaaatcaaatcCAACAGTGTGTACCATCTTCACTTAAGCAACATCCACAGTTAGTTGCAAGACAGAAGAAGCAGGCACAACCTATTATACACCAACAATCATCTTCACTTCAGCAGGAGTGTACTTCTGTTCCTCAACAATCTATCTTGTCGTCATCACAGAAGCTAATGGGTCAGCACTCAAGTATCTCAGATATGCAACATTCCAAGCTACTTGGACAACAAAATAGTGCCTTGAACATGAAGCAGCAGCAGAAAAGACTACCAGGCCAGAAAACTAGTTTGATAAGCATGCAGCAAGCACAACCAGAGTCGAGTCAACGGATTATATCTTTACATCAGCAGCAGCAATTAAGGTCGCAAAGTAACATTTCCGGACTGAAGCCGCAACTGCAACCACATCAACAGCAACAGCGGCAGTTGATATTTGGATCCCATTCTAGTGCCTCAAACATGCAGCCAAATGAATGCACAGTGCCTTCCTCGCAACAAACAAAGGCTGTAACACAGCAACGAATCCAGCAGCCAACTGTTACATTCTTACAATCACAAGGTCGGCTGTCCCAATACCAGTCATCTCAACAACAACTGATGCCTCAGGTTCAGTCTCAGCCTCCACGATTGCATCAACAGTTGGCTATGCATCAGCAGCCAAATTTGTTACAACAAGAGATGCAACAAAGGCCTCAATCTTCAGGCGCACTGCTTCAACCTCAAAATTTGATTGAAGAGCAGAGACCATATATTCAGTCACAAAGAGGGCTTCCAGAGGCAACATCTAATA caTTGGTGGATTCTACAGCACAGATTGGAAATGCAGATGTCGTTGATCGGCAAGAGGAAATCTATCAAGAG ATAATGTCCTGGAAGAAGTACTCTACAGAGCTCAATGAATTCAATGGAAGGATTACTCTGAAGATCGCGCAGTTTCATGTATTATATCTGTTGACCCATAAAGCTTTAGATTTCCCTACAAGTTAA